In the genome of Mogibacterium neglectum, the window TGATGCTTCATAAAGAATCAGGCTGCTTTCGTGCTTCTTCCTATATGCTTCCTTATCCTTTGCCTTGATATATCCTCTGTAAACAGCCTTTGTCTTTTGATAGGTAGATAGGTGTTTTATCATAACAGCCATATCGGAAAGTTTCTTTTCCGCATGCTTTAAGCTGTCTGCTGTCTGTTCACTGTCAAGAACCATTTCATCTATACGCGTTATTAAATCCTCATACTGCATAATGTTATTTTCTGTAAGGAAATTCATTGTCTTTGCTGCCTGTTTCAGATTGTGGATTTTCGCCCAATGCTCATAGCCTGCCGATTGCTGTGCCTTGATATTGTTTTCAATGTCAATCAACAGAGATATTCCGTTCTCCTGTGTCAGTTTCTTTCCGGTGTGGCTCTTGATTCCTGCAATGCGTTTTCTGATGGCTTCTTCCGTATAATCTGCTCCGAGCGTTTTCAGTCTTGTAAATCGTTCTTGTCCGGGTGCTCTGCAGGAAATATATTTTCCACGCTTGATTTCATAGCCGGAAGCCTGCAGCTTTTGTAACAGCTCTTCAAAATCCGATACTTGAGGAACAAGAAGATCAACTGATTTTTTCAGTTTTCCTTTCCAGCTTGTGCCTGTCTTTTCTGTCTGATATTCAATATAGCTTTTTCCTTTTCGTCCTTTTTCCGGAGTGATGACCGATAAGCCGTTTTCATAGCATAGACGGTCGCTGATATTTCTTATTCCGTAATAGCTTCTTTTATTGGAATTATATTTGTGATAGTCCACGAAATTGACGGCACAAAAAATGATGTGATTATGGACATGCCCTTTATCAATATGGGTGGTAAGAACGTACTCATACCGACCTTTCGTTACGGCGTCCGCAAGCTGCTTTCCAATCTCATGGGCTTTCTCAAAACTGACTTCTCCCGGTTCAAAGGACTGTATCAGGTGATGGGCTAAATTGTTTCCTTTATCAAGTGCCTGTGAAAGTGTAAAAGCAAATTCAATATCTGCGGTTTCATAGCTGCATCCGAAAGAGGATATGAGCATTTTATCATCGGTTTTATCGGGGTTTTGGATATATTCAAGGGCTTTTTTCAGTGTGCTTTTAATAGGCTTAATCTTTGTAACCGCCATATTTCTTTTAATGCTCCTTTGATTTCTTCAATATCTTCCTGATACACATTCCCCGTTACATTTGCTCTTTTTGCAATCTGATTGATGTTGACACCGATTTTTTGAAGCTCTGCCGTCATTTTCTTTATATCGCTGTGATCGATCTGAATGATATATCCGTCTATTGCCATTTTCCGAAGGTACGCTTCCATGTTGCTTGTAGGCACCATTTTCATTTTTTCTTCAATTAAAGTGCGTTCTTCTTCCGTAACACGAAATTTAATCTGTATAGTTCTTTTTCTGTTTTCCATAGGCAAAATTCCTTTCCGTTTTCATAGAGGGTTTGGGACACTTCCCAACAGGCAATTTTCAGACAAGCACGAATCGTGCAATGGGCTGAAAATACGGAAAGGGTACCCCTTTCCTATGCTTGCTATTCTTCTTATTCTTTAATCTCTACAACAACGGAAATTCACTTTTTGCCAAAGAATACATCTAATAAAAAATATATATGGAAAGAATTTTGTTCAGAAAATGGTCGTTAATATCTTAAATAAAAATAAACTAATTGGAGCTTTTTTTACCTATATAGAGTAGTTAGCCTTTTTAGAGCATGGTATAGTAAAATATATGTGTTAGATAACACTAACTGATACAGGAGGTAATATTATGAACAACAAATTACAGGCAAAAGATTTAATTAACATTGGTATCTTTACGACCATTTATTTTGTCATTTATTTTGCAACAATGATGCTGGGATATATTCCTATTCTTGATGTGTTGTTAGGACTGATATGCCCTATTACATGTGGAATCCCATTTATGCTTTATGTTACAAAAGTACGAAGTTTTGGCATGATTTCAATAACAGGAATAATTTTAGCAATACTCTTTACAGTTATGGGAAGTGGACTATTAGTAGCATCCTTTTGTATTGTCTGCGGTTTTTTAGCGGATATAATTATGAAAATGGGAAAATATCAGAGCATGAAGTATACAATAATCGGATATGCTGTTTTTTCTATTTTAACAATGGGCTTTTTCAGCAGGCTGTTTTTCATGAGAAATGAGTTCTTTATGACTATGGAAAAGGGTTATGGAAAAGAATACGCAGACGCACTTGCAGCACTTACGCCAAATTGGATGTACCCAGTTCTTGTTTTATCTTGTATTATTGGCGGAATTTTAGGTGCGATATTGGGAAAAACTGTTCTTAAAAAACATTTCAAAAAAGCAGGTATCGCTTAATGGAAAATCTTAAGCAATTACCATTTGAACAAAAATCCATTTTTCATATTGATCCTCGCACTAAAATTTTCTTAACTATTACAGTAACTACTATTATGTGTGCAGGAAAATTTGATGGGGCGATGATTTATATTCGCCCTATGGCTGCCATATTTCCCATTCTGATGTTGCTTTTTTCCATGCGATTAAAAGCTGCATTAAAGTTTTTTTTATTTTACACGATACTTTTTTGTTTAAGTATATTTCTGTTTCCAACATTAAAAGGTGCATTTAGCTTTATGTTAGGTGCAGTATTAGGAATATATACGCAAATATTACCGGGAATAGTGATGGGATATTATCTTATTGATACAACAACAGTTAGTGAATTTATTGCTTCAATGGAAAAGATGCATATCCCGGAAAAAATAATCATTCCGATGTCTGTGGTATTTCGATTTTTCCCAACAGTAAAGGAAGAATACAGAGCTATTCAGGATGCTATGAAAATGCGAGGTATTACAACTTTTAGAAGCCCTATCAAGATGTTGGAATATCGTATTGTTCCACTAATGATTTCTATAACAAAAATTGGTGAAGAACTATCGGCAGCCGCACTTACTCGCGGATTAGGTAGTCCAACAAAAAGAACAAATATTTGCAAGATAGGATTTAATATGATTGATGCTATTTTTATTATAGCAGCACTCATATGTTGGATCGGTTTTCTGGTTTGATGAAATAGGGTGAAAAAATGATAGAGCTAAAAAATGTCAACTTCCAATATAATACGGAAGAAGCGTCTGGAGGTTTGCATGAAATAAATCTTGTAATTCCGAACGGAGAAGTTGTCCTGTTATGTGGACAATCAGGATGTGGAAAAACTACATTAACACGTTTGATAAATGGACTTATTCCAAATTACTATAATGGATATTTATCAGGTGATGTGATCATTGATAGTCATAATCTCAGGAATCTTTCGCTTTATGAAATTTCAAAATTTGTTGGAAGTGTGTTCCAAAATCCAAGAACTCAATTTTTCAATGTGGATTCAACAAGCGAATTAGCTTTTGCATGTGAAAACCAAGGATTACCTGAAAATAAAATTATCAGCAGCGTATTTGAGACAGCTACTCTGTTTAATATAAATCATCTCCTCGGTAAAAATATTTTTAATTTGTCCGGAGGAGAAAAGCAGAAAATAGCATGTGCCTCAGTATCAGTCAGTTCTCCATCTATTATTGTATTAGATGAGCCTTCTTCCAATTTAGATACACATTCAACAGATGATCTTCGGAAAATGATTTCAATATGGAAAAGTCAAGGTAAAACCATTGTGATAGCTGAACATCGTCTTTATTATTTGAGCGGGCTCTTTGATCGTGTAATATATATGGAAAATGGACGAATACAAAAAGAATATACCAGTATGGATATTGAAAAATTATCTATGTCCGAGCAAATAGAGATGGGGCTTCGCCCTTTTGAATTAAAATTATTTCCATTGTCTGTAAAGAACATGAAGCGAGAGGATGAGATACTTTTTTCAAATTTTTTCTTTTCATACACTAATAGAGATAAAGCTTTACAAGTTCCCTCTCTCTCTTTGCCGGCATCAAATGTGATTGCAATTATAGGAAATAATGGTGCCGGAAAATCAACTTTTGCAAGATGTATTTGTGGACTTGAAAAAAGATGTAAGGGTATAATAACAATCAACAATAAAGCGTTAAATAGAAAACAGCGTCTTTCCTATTGCTATATGGTAATGCAGGATGTAAATCATCAACTTTTTGCCGAAAGCATATATGAAGAATTGATATTAAGTATGAAAAAACCTGATGAATTGGAGATTGACTTGATATTAAAAAAAATTGAATTACTTCAATTCAAGGAAAAGCATCCGGCTTCACTTTCAGGAGGACAAAAACAAAGAGTAGCAATAGCAAGTGCTTTGGCCTCTCAACGTGAAATTATGATTTTTGATGAACCTACAAGTGGATTGGATCTTCTTCATATGCGAGATGTTGCAAAAGAACTTACTGATTTATCACAGATAGGAAAAACTGTACTTGTTGTTACTCATGATTATGAGCTTATAGCAAGTTGCTGCACTTATATACTTCATTTAGAAAATGGAATGGTGAAGGAGCAATATCCTTTAGATTTAAGTGGAACTGAACGCTTAAAGAAATTTTTCCTACAGCGAGGTGATAGTAGTGTTTGATATTGATAAAATTTTCAAAGAGCAAAAATTTCAATTACTCTGTAAAGATGATTTATGTTCTGTATATCAGCTTAATGGTGGGAATGCGGATGGTACGGTTATATATTATCCTCTTTACCCGGGAATATCATTGATGTATAACAGTTTTCATTCTGAGGAAGGAACCGGAAGAAAAATAGAACCCGGTCATTATATTAGTATTCATCATTGCAGTGAAGGGAGAATGGAATCGGAAACTGCCTCAAATGAATATTTATATTTAGAACCGGGAGATATTTTGATTGAAAATTTGCATGTTGCAGAATATCGTTATTGCAGTTTTCCTTTGAGCCATTATCACGGTATTACAATCAATTTGTCTGTTACAGACATTATGGAAAGCAGTGTTAAGGAGCAGTTACAACTTTTTTCCATAGATTTATTTGATTTGGAGAAAAAATTTTCTTTGAATGAGAAGCCTTGTATTATACATGGGGATTCTTTAACCGATCATATTTTTTCCGAGATTTATAATGTGCCAGATTCAATTAAATCAGAATATCTTAAAATTAAAATTTTGGAGCTTCTTGTTTCATTAAAAATCGCGGATATATCCGCTGTTCGTAAAGAACGACCATACTTTTATAAAACCAAAGTTGAAAAAATAAAAGCTATAAAAAAATTTATAACGGCTGCACCAGAACATCATTACACGATTGAAGAACTTGCGAGACAATTTGATATTTCAGAATCATCATTAAAAGAATGTTTCAAAGGAATCTATGGATCAGCAATATACACATATATGAAAAAATACAGGATAAATATGGCTGCAACACTTCTTACAGAAACAGATAAAACCGTTTCAACTATTGCAGGAGAGGTGGGATATTCTAATAGCAGTAAATTTGCGGAAGCGTTCAAAAGTATAAAAGGTGTGGCTCCATTGGAATATCGAAAAATTAAAATCTAAATGGAGTTAAGCATACCTATGTAGAGTAGATGAAAAATATAACATTGATAGAATAGAGAGTGTCGAATAATACACGATACTCTCTATTTTTTATTAAAGGAGGAATAAATAATGAAAAAAAGGAGTTGGATTTCCATTGTCTTCTCCTTTGCATCACAATGTAAAGGCAAAATTATATTATCTGTTATATGTGCTTTGGTTAGTGTAGCATCAGGGCTTGTACCCTATTGGAGCGTTTATCATATTATTACTTCATTTATAGACGGTTCAGCTACAATTTCTAATGTTTGGGTATGGAGCTTGATAGCTATATGCGGATATGCTTTTAGGTATATTTTTCATGGTATTTCTACAAGTCTGTCCCATGCATCTGCGTACAGTATTTTGGAGAACATACGACTTGCTCTTGCCGAGCGGCTAATGAGGGCTCCTCTTGGAACAGTAGTTGAAGAATCTGTTGGAAAATTGAAAAGCGTGATTGTAGATAGAGTTGAAACAATCGAATTACCTTTAGCGCATATGATTCCTGAAGGAATTTCTAATTTATGCCTACCTATTGCTGTTTTTATATATTTAATAAGCATAGATTGGCGTATGGCTCTTGCAATGTTAGTAACTGTACCGATTGCTGCTCTTGCATATTTTAGTATGATGAAAAACTTTAATAAACAGTATGCAGATTATATGGAATCCAGCAATTATGTAAATGGTGTAATTGTTGAATATGTTGAAGGAATAGAAGTAATCAAAGCTTTCAACCAATCTTCAACATCCTATGAAAAATTTTCAAAAGCCGTAGAATCATTTAAGGATTACACTTTGAATTGGTATAAAAGTGTGTGGAAACTAATGAACTTTGGAAATTCGGTGCTTCCATCCACCTTTTTAGGAACTCTACCGGTAGGAATGATTTTATATGCCACCGGTACATTGTCCCCTGAAAACATGGTAATGTGTTTTATTCTTTCAATGGGCATCGTTGATCCTTTGATGAATTACACATTACATGTCAGTAATATTAAGGCTGTAGAATATGCGATTCACGATGTAGATAAGCTGCTACATGTAACAGAACTTCCTGATTCCAAAGAAGCAATTTCCATAGAGAACCATAATATAGAGCTTAAAAATGTTTCTTTCGCATATAGTAAAAATAAAGATAATAAAGTTCTTTCCAATATTACATTTTCCGTTCCTGAGGACTCTTTTACAGCTCTGGTAGGGCCTTCGGGAAGTGGTAAATCTACGATCGCACGACTTATAGCCCGGTTTTGGGATGTAGATGAAGGTTCTATAACTATTGGTGGTATAGATATACGTCAGATTCCTATATCTCAGTTATCTGACATAATAAGTTTTGTTACTCAAGATAATTTTCTCTTTCATTGCTCAATAAAAGAAAATATCCGAATGGGCAAACCATCCGCTACGGATGAAGAAGTTTATGCTGCTGCCAAGGCTGCTTGCTGTGATGATTTTATACAAAAGCTTGAACATGGATACGACACTCAAGCAGGCGATGCCGGAAATAGATTGTCTGGCGGAGAAAAACAAAGGATTTCTATTGCCAGAATGATACTAAAAAATGCTCCTATAGTTATTCTTGATGAAGCTACCGCTTTTGCAGATCAAGAAAATGAAGAAAAAATGCAACGATCAATATCTGCTCTAACCAAAGGGAAAATACTTTTTGTTATTGCACACAGATTATCTACTATAACAAACGCTAATCAAATTATTGTCTTAAAAAATGGAGAAATTCATTCGGTCGGTACACATAAATCGCTATTAGATTTCGATCCCCTCTATCGTAATATGTGGGAAGCTCATATAGGGGCAAGAAATTGGTCTGCAAATTCTAAACAGGAGGTGAAAAGCACATGTTCAGAACTGTAAAAAGGTTGATTGATTGGACTGGAAACTATAAAAAACGAGTATATATAGGATTTATCTTTGCTTTTTTGAATGGAATATTTACTGCTTTACCGATTATGCTGGCGTCTTATGGATTAAATGCCATTTTGAATGACTTTAGTGGAAAAGAGCCATTAGATCATACATTGATATGGAAACTCCTTTTTTCTGTTATTGTATGTGTATTATTACGATTTGTTTTTTCGTATCTGCGTGCAATTACTCAAGAAAGTGTAGGATATGAGGCAACGGCAGAGCAACGCATTAAGTTGGGAAATCTTTTCAAGAAAGTATCGCTTGGATTCTTCAATCACAATAATATAGGAGAATTATCTTCTGCTGCTACAACCGATCTTTCGTTTATAGAGATGTACTGCATGCATATGATAGATATTGTCGTTAATGGCCATATAACAGTTGTTGTGATGATAATATCTTTGACAATATTCTGTCCGGTAGCAGGAGTTATATCCTTAATAGGACTTCTTATTTCTACATGCATTATGTATGCACTTGAAAAAATATCGCACCGTAACGCAGTATTACATCAAAAAGCTCAAGATGAAATCGTAGAAAACACAATAGAATATTTGAGAGGAATGCAAGTCGTAAAAGCCTTCAAGCAGGAAGGCGCAGCCGTAGAAGGAATAAGGAACGCATTTCAAAATCATAAAAAAGTAAACATAAAATTAGAGTTAGAATATTGTCCGTATAATTGCTTACACCAGTTAATTCTTAAAACTACTTCCATTGGCGTAGTTATTGCATCAGCATATCTTACTTTGAATGGAAGTATGCCTATTTTTGTCATGCTTATGCTTGATATGTTTTCGTTTGTTTTATTCAATCACTTGGAAAAAGTGAATAGTGCTATCCATGTAATTGAGGTTATCAATGCGACATTGGACAAGCTTGATTCAATTCAGAAGGCAGAAGAAATTGACAAGAACGGAAAAGATATATCTTTAGATGCATATGATATAGAGTTTCAAAATGTTTCTTTTGCATATGATAAAAAAACAGTTTTATCAGATGTTAGCTTCACATTACCTCAAGGTGCTACAACCGCAATCGTAGGTCCATCCGGAAGCGGGAAGACGACTATATGTAATTTAATTGCGAGATTCTATGATGTGAACAAAGGAAGTATACGAATAGACGGACACAATATAAAGGAAATGACATGTGAAAGTATTCTCCGCAATATTTCTATGGTATTTCAAAAAGTTTATCTATTCAATGATACAATCGCAAACAATATAAAGTTTGGTAACCCTGAGGCGACCTATGAAGATATTATAGCTGCAGCGAAAAAAGCAAGGTGTCATGAATTTATTGAAGCATTTCCAAATGGATATGAAACTATTGTTGAAGAAAGCGGAGCAAATTTATCCGGAGGAGAAAAGCAGAGAATTTCTATTGCACGTGCTATTCTAAAAAATTCCCCTATTATAATTCTTGACGAAGCAACTGCGAGTATTGATCCGGAAAATGAACATATGATTCAACAAGCTATTACAGAATTAACTAAAGGAAAGACAGTAATTGTTATTGCACAC includes:
- a CDS encoding relaxase/mobilization nuclease domain-containing protein; translation: MAVTKIKPIKSTLKKALEYIQNPDKTDDKMLISSFGCSYETADIEFAFTLSQALDKGNNLAHHLIQSFEPGEVSFEKAHEIGKQLADAVTKGRYEYVLTTHIDKGHVHNHIIFCAVNFVDYHKYNSNKRSYYGIRNISDRLCYENGLSVITPEKGRKGKSYIEYQTEKTGTSWKGKLKKSVDLLVPQVSDFEELLQKLQASGYEIKRGKYISCRAPGQERFTRLKTLGADYTEEAIRKRIAGIKSHTGKKLTQENGISLLIDIENNIKAQQSAGYEHWAKIHNLKQAAKTMNFLTENNIMQYEDLITRIDEMVLDSEQTADSLKHAEKKLSDMAVMIKHLSTYQKTKAVYRGYIKAKDKEAYRKKHESSLILYEASKKALKNAGITKLPDLATSQKEYTSLQKQKETLYSEYGKLKKKIKEYQQIKQNVDAILQKENTGREHTKSLE
- a CDS encoding plasmid mobilization protein, with amino-acid sequence MENRKRTIQIKFRVTEEERTLIEEKMKMVPTSNMEAYLRKMAIDGYIIQIDHSDIKKMTAELQKIGVNINQIAKRANVTGNVYQEDIEEIKGALKEIWRLQRLSLLKAH
- a CDS encoding MptD family putative ECF transporter S component, producing the protein MNNKLQAKDLINIGIFTTIYFVIYFATMMLGYIPILDVLLGLICPITCGIPFMLYVTKVRSFGMISITGIILAILFTVMGSGLLVASFCIVCGFLADIIMKMGKYQSMKYTIIGYAVFSILTMGFFSRLFFMRNEFFMTMEKGYGKEYADALAALTPNWMYPVLVLSCIIGGILGAILGKTVLKKHFKKAGIA
- a CDS encoding energy-coupling factor transporter transmembrane component T — protein: MENLKQLPFEQKSIFHIDPRTKIFLTITVTTIMCAGKFDGAMIYIRPMAAIFPILMLLFSMRLKAALKFFLFYTILFCLSIFLFPTLKGAFSFMLGAVLGIYTQILPGIVMGYYLIDTTTVSEFIASMEKMHIPEKIIIPMSVVFRFFPTVKEEYRAIQDAMKMRGITTFRSPIKMLEYRIVPLMISITKIGEELSAAALTRGLGSPTKRTNICKIGFNMIDAIFIIAALICWIGFLV
- a CDS encoding ABC transporter ATP-binding protein; this encodes MIELKNVNFQYNTEEASGGLHEINLVIPNGEVVLLCGQSGCGKTTLTRLINGLIPNYYNGYLSGDVIIDSHNLRNLSLYEISKFVGSVFQNPRTQFFNVDSTSELAFACENQGLPENKIISSVFETATLFNINHLLGKNIFNLSGGEKQKIACASVSVSSPSIIVLDEPSSNLDTHSTDDLRKMISIWKSQGKTIVIAEHRLYYLSGLFDRVIYMENGRIQKEYTSMDIEKLSMSEQIEMGLRPFELKLFPLSVKNMKREDEILFSNFFFSYTNRDKALQVPSLSLPASNVIAIIGNNGAGKSTFARCICGLEKRCKGIITINNKALNRKQRLSYCYMVMQDVNHQLFAESIYEELILSMKKPDELEIDLILKKIELLQFKEKHPASLSGGQKQRVAIASALASQREIMIFDEPTSGLDLLHMRDVAKELTDLSQIGKTVLVVTHDYELIASCCTYILHLENGMVKEQYPLDLSGTERLKKFFLQRGDSSV
- a CDS encoding helix-turn-helix domain-containing protein; protein product: MFDIDKIFKEQKFQLLCKDDLCSVYQLNGGNADGTVIYYPLYPGISLMYNSFHSEEGTGRKIEPGHYISIHHCSEGRMESETASNEYLYLEPGDILIENLHVAEYRYCSFPLSHYHGITINLSVTDIMESSVKEQLQLFSIDLFDLEKKFSLNEKPCIIHGDSLTDHIFSEIYNVPDSIKSEYLKIKILELLVSLKIADISAVRKERPYFYKTKVEKIKAIKKFITAAPEHHYTIEELARQFDISESSLKECFKGIYGSAIYTYMKKYRINMAATLLTETDKTVSTIAGEVGYSNSSKFAEAFKSIKGVAPLEYRKIKI
- a CDS encoding ABC transporter ATP-binding protein, with translation MKKRSWISIVFSFASQCKGKIILSVICALVSVASGLVPYWSVYHIITSFIDGSATISNVWVWSLIAICGYAFRYIFHGISTSLSHASAYSILENIRLALAERLMRAPLGTVVEESVGKLKSVIVDRVETIELPLAHMIPEGISNLCLPIAVFIYLISIDWRMALAMLVTVPIAALAYFSMMKNFNKQYADYMESSNYVNGVIVEYVEGIEVIKAFNQSSTSYEKFSKAVESFKDYTLNWYKSVWKLMNFGNSVLPSTFLGTLPVGMILYATGTLSPENMVMCFILSMGIVDPLMNYTLHVSNIKAVEYAIHDVDKLLHVTELPDSKEAISIENHNIELKNVSFAYSKNKDNKVLSNITFSVPEDSFTALVGPSGSGKSTIARLIARFWDVDEGSITIGGIDIRQIPISQLSDIISFVTQDNFLFHCSIKENIRMGKPSATDEEVYAAAKAACCDDFIQKLEHGYDTQAGDAGNRLSGGEKQRISIARMILKNAPIVILDEATAFADQENEEKMQRSISALTKGKILFVIAHRLSTITNANQIIVLKNGEIHSVGTHKSLLDFDPLYRNMWEAHIGARNWSANSKQEVKSTCSEL
- a CDS encoding ABC transporter ATP-binding protein, which codes for MFRTVKRLIDWTGNYKKRVYIGFIFAFLNGIFTALPIMLASYGLNAILNDFSGKEPLDHTLIWKLLFSVIVCVLLRFVFSYLRAITQESVGYEATAEQRIKLGNLFKKVSLGFFNHNNIGELSSAATTDLSFIEMYCMHMIDIVVNGHITVVVMIISLTIFCPVAGVISLIGLLISTCIMYALEKISHRNAVLHQKAQDEIVENTIEYLRGMQVVKAFKQEGAAVEGIRNAFQNHKKVNIKLELEYCPYNCLHQLILKTTSIGVVIASAYLTLNGSMPIFVMLMLDMFSFVLFNHLEKVNSAIHVIEVINATLDKLDSIQKAEEIDKNGKDISLDAYDIEFQNVSFAYDKKTVLSDVSFTLPQGATTAIVGPSGSGKTTICNLIARFYDVNKGSIRIDGHNIKEMTCESILRNISMVFQKVYLFNDTIANNIKFGNPEATYEDIIAAAKKARCHEFIEAFPNGYETIVEESGANLSGGEKQRISIARAILKNSPIIILDEATASIDPENEHMIQQAITELTKGKTVIVIAHRLATIENADQILVIDKGKVVQKGTHQELIKQEGLYQRFISIREQAEGWSFA